The DNA region AAACGAAGATTTAAGCCCGGAATTTAAACAAATGGGGCGCGGATTTTCGTTGGATAGTCAACAACCACAATTTTCCCCAAGTGGTAGTTCAATAGAAAGCACAATAACATGTCAAGGGTTAGCTCCACCTTCAGGATTTCAGCACGATTCGAGTTCAACAAGCTCGGTTTTTGGTAGTCCATCAAGTATTCTTCAAGGGTTAATGGGTGGTCCCGATCAACAACACCAACAACACCAACAACAAATaaatagtaattttcaacataATTATTTTGGTAATGAGCAACACCATCATCAAGCACAATTGTCATCTTCATGGGCAAAAGTGCCGCAATTTCTTAGAGCGTCGTCTCCAAaacaacagcagcagcaacaacaacaacgacaaCAAGAGCAACACCATCTTCAATTTATCAATAACGCGGCTTATTGGAGTGGATCAGCTTCATTAAATGAAGTGAGGCCTAATTTGTTCTCATCGTTGCAGGGCGCTCAATTGCCTACCATGCCTACctttgaagaaaaacaaaaggtaAAGTTATTGGAATTAATTTTGCAGTGGTTGCCTTTTAATGCCAATCAACACCATCATATATTCTACTCCATAATAAGAGTACCAAATAATACTATTAAAAGATTTTTTAATCATCgataaacaaatttaatttgttaattgtaAAGAACGAATAATTCCATCCAAGCAATATAATTAATTCAATCATTTAAACAtatttatcaaaattttaatattaagtaTGAGATTATAATTGGCATTTAGTTTTAAGTAATTCTTTAAATTGTATCAATATCAATATATAGAAAAAGCCTTGTACTTTTATGAATTGATCTACACTATTTTAATTTGCATAAAccttaaaaagtttaaaaataataaatataatcatTGGGATATACTTTATATTTATAAGTAGGTACATACTAAAATAGTGTCGACCAAGTTTATAATAACAAAACCAATAGCTTAGATTTCATAGTAAAATTATTGATGCATGAATATCGTGATTGGCGTTAAAATTACCAGTTCAACAGCTCCAATTTTATTGTGAATTAGggttttgacaaaaaaaaattttttattaagagcATGAAGTATTTACTATTGTCAAGACAAATTTAGTTAATAAGACAATTCTTCCTGAACTATAATGTAAGTTTCCCATAAATTCTGTGATGATGTATGTACTTTGTTGTTCAGGAAAAATACTGCTTATGGTGAATTTTAGGTTAATTTCATATGtatggtttaatttttttttttttttaattttaattttattatgttatAGACTACTATGGAGGTAAGGGATACAAATTCAATAGTGAAAAAGAGTAATTCAGAGAATAATACTAAAAGAACCAGGAATGATGGTGCTTCATCAACTTTACCACCATTTAAGGTATTATATTCTTATTACTTATATATGGTTGGAATGCTTTTTAATTAGCCCTATAATATATCTCggacttataaaatttaaagCCGTTGATATATTGTTGCCCTGAATTATAACGAACTATAAACTtagtctatttatttttttaaagtgcaacaattttaaaaatataaaaatagtaaatatttaatttgaggGTACgaaaaatatttactatttttaaatatatgcaCCCTCTATTAAGTTGAACAAGagataaattgattaattaaagaGTTGGCTTCCTAACTAGCTTAAATATATTATACGTTATTGATTGATTGTAAGAAAATCTTTTAACTAGGTAAGGAAAGAGAAGATGGGGGACAGAATCACTGCTCTTCAACAATTAGTTTCGCCTTTTGGAAAggtaaattcaaaactaaactTTAATATTGTGCCTTTTCCTcaatttttcatattattttattctttttagttCAATATGATCATCataaaattttgaatattttaatttacagttTTATGTCATTTCCTGAATGTCAAATGTCAATGGTGTGAATCCTACCTCATACACTTACGCTGCCCCAAATTAAATCATTAACATAACATTGGTGTAATTGTGTAATGTTTGaacatcttttaaatttaagactttcttttgttttatataaaatCTTTCAATcacttgctttaattatttttcctttctatttAATGTTCTTATAtctttcattttagtttgttttatttattattctcttaaagagtttttctgtttatattatatttttttgatgtaattaactttaattaatcactttaattttgatatttattaatgttaatgATCCACACATATTTCCTCTAACTTTACATTATAATACTTATAGTTCTTATatgtttttcattaactttattttaacatttttaatatttgtgtctttatatttttttcactaactaTGTACATATTTCTAGTTTTTCtttatattctttattattcaataaaatactaTTTGTTCTGTTGCATCTTATtacatttctttattatttcacAAGGGTATCTTATATATAGGAAAGAAGCGAATAATAtttaatgtattttatttttgaatgcgTAGATTTAGTTTTGCCATAATCGAACATAGGTTATTATTAGATACCGAACTGAAGGATAAAATTAATCGTAGAGATGAATGATCCTGTGGTGCTGAAATTCTCACCGTTTCTTTCAGCTTTAATTCATGACTTTTAGCAAAAGAGCTAAGCATGGCATTGATTGATGATTCATCATATGTCATTCTTTTGTTCCAGATCatttttttggttgaaaaagCTTACTTTTAATAAgtctttttaattaatatttttttcaatccttAGTGCACACTAATTAATATTGGTCCATAAATGAATCATggtatatttctttttttctttttctgccTTTTTCAGACTGATACTGCATCAGTCCTCTCTGAAGCCATTGAGTATATCAAGTTTCTCCATGAACAAGTTAGTGTAAGTTAAtcattattttatatagttatatttcaaaaattatttttttttattttgagacatttaaaaataatgttaCTTCCGTAACTAATTATGACATGTTATGTTGGAAATTTCATtttaaggaatcaactcaaccaaaagtttaagttagTAGTTGAGActctaagatatgttatatactctaacacacccTTTTACACGAAAGCCTTTTGAGATAAAAGTGTGGATGTAGCACAGTGCACATACCCTCGTTATACCTAATGCAAAATATTCAACTATAAATAAAGGGTAATTAAGATtcaaacccgtgacctcttgccccgttagcttctgataccatgtcaaataACCAACGTGATCAAAATCTTAAGCTAATGATTGAAGTcgcagaatatgttatatactttaatattttactattagttgtaaatataaaaaatcaaaaatagttCAAAAAGTATAATGCgttctaataataaaaaacatatttcTCCGTCAATGGGATATTACAGGTTTTAAGCAACCCATACTTAAAAAGTGGAGGCTCCTACCATCAACATCAACAGGTATatattcttttcatttattaaatTCAAAGGGAGTTTAATTTTAGATAAACTAGgaaaattgattatttatcaattatttattgtatgatttaacaaataatttaacTTCTAAAATTAGGGTAAAAAGAGTTTCAATATTTTCCTTCAAAATTCATAAGAAATTCGATTGCTTCTTGATGTCATTCCTAACATTTGTACTTcgtcttttaaatttaatagttTTCCATCCaacaaataaaagtaaattaaattcaatataCATATTCGGGTAATTTTATAGTGGTTGGTTCTCAAATTCAATTACCATAATGAAGCAAATCTCAAACATTGATTTTCCTATCATGAAATCAGAGGcactaatttattttaatgattaCGTAATGATTAAAatgcaattaatttttttttaaaataagaaatgactgtttaaatgattattttttgacacaaatcaaaattatttgtaagaaaaagtCAATCAATACAGACGTTATATTTAAGTtacattaatatgtattttactaatattaattaatatagtaATTAACGTTGTTTGAAAATCAATcacaataaaatacaaataccCTACATTTcctattaaaataatttgtatgtaaaacattttttaaaaattaaaattaataattcaattttttgctCGTCCACTGtgaattagtttattttagattatttattaataattcagCATTTGGCCTTAGTttgctgtgaataatccaacatttatcTAAGTTTTTTAGCAACATACTCTATTATTATCTAGTAATAGTAATATGGTATATTGTGGGCAAATCTATAATAAAGGttagataattaaaaaataattcaaggctaGAATTATTTATAGCTgatgaatgaaaatttgaattattaatattaattttttctttaaaaaaattacataaactaACACCCTTTAGTTCTTTTTCATTAATTATATAAGAggctttaattataattttatgtgGTATATAATTTCAATCTTATTCATGTAGAGTAATGAAAAGGCAAAGATGGATCCAGACGGTCCAAAGCAAGATCTAAGGAGTAGAGGATTATGCTTGGTACCCGTTTCTAGCACCTTTCCAGTAACACATGAAACTACTGTTGATTTTTGGACACCTACATTTGGAGGAACTTTTCGATGATAAATCgaacgaaaagaaaaaaaaaaaaatcattgctAGAACATATTCTTGATACGATaatgaaaaaagagaaaaagggaagTATATATCTCATTGATGGAATCTCCCTATTCAAGTTGAAAGATAGAGATCATTGGTCGATTGATgagattgatcaatgaaaaaaaaaagatgagggaTTTGATGACGTTATTAGAATTCATCCATTTGTTATTTAGtctgatttttgttattttaaatttgcagcattaagaaaaattaaagtgaGACTTTTTAGGGTAATTAGCAAATTCAAAATGGCCTAGGGATACAAACTGTGTAGCATGTACTAGCAAGGACGGAAACAATAATGGAGGAAAACAAATTGTGAATATggagaaaagaaaaggaaaggaatATGGCTTTTAATCAAATGGACATACAAAAAGAAGGATATATAGACCATTTgaatagcaaaaaaaaagatagaaaaaatataaagtatggCTTTTCTTGGGGGACCTTCAAGCAAGTTAAGTAAAAAGGCCAATGAGAAAATATTCATCTTTAGTTTGTAATAATtacatgattatgattatgattatgattagtttatattattttagttaGTATTAAGGTTGGTTAGAGTTCCACAAACAAGGCAAAGTTTGGTAGAGAAATGGAAGTCTAGgttgaaattttatttgctttggatGAAGATATTAGCACTCCATAGATACAAGTTGAGGATTGTTCCTTTAAAAGAGTATTACAAACTAGTACTAGTCTTAGAGTGCTAAAATCCTCATGCAGTTTGTTTATTGTACACcaaattaatattgattttttctttattaacgAAATATAGTATgatcttaaaaaaatttcactaaATTGTTAATTTTATGTTACTTATTTTGTATTGTATCTATCAAAAAACTGTTATATTTTATGTCTTATAATTTgttatgttattattaaatattttctaGCCTTTACGTAATAAATTCAGAAAAACAAAAGCATGgaacataataatgtattatttgttttcaattgtttaattatgatgaaaataattaaacaagcTAATCATCTTAACTTGTTTTTGGGTTCTACATaatgaaaaattcaaaaaagagaaaaaaaagagatATAAGGTGATAAATGGAATAATTGAATTCCTGAATAGGGGGAGAGAGGGAAATGGAGTCTGTGAAGGTGGGGGTGTCATTGGATTGGAAATCTACCTTttagatttgtttaattgatAGGGAATATGTTAGTGGAAATGTAAGTGGGGTCCACATCTCCTACTTTTagggatttttttattttcacgcattattatattttcttttatttaactccctccaattcactactaataTTCTATTTGCTTTATGCATTTTATCCAATGTACTTATTTGAATAtttatatctctaattgtgcatgattaaaagttatgaaaagttaatatgaataatccttgcattgagacgaatcaaacaaaatttcacttgacaatgttttaacttataaattaataataaaatacaaattaagagtaagagataaatagtgtttaaaaagcaaataggatattagtgctgaattggagagagtatttattaaaaaaagaagagacTAAGAGAAGGTGATGGGTGAGCCCATCATCCATACTTTTGTGCTTTTAATCGTATGGTCATATTTGAGGAGCGTCCACTTGAAGGTTTCAAAGGAAGAGCTAAGTGTGGAAaacaagatttttttttctataaaaaaattaaaacaaagatGTTATTGTTTGACTTTTCATCTTTGAGTgtaattttataatcaataaaaGTAATTTCACTATCAATAAGATttgtccaagtaaatctacaaGTTTAAAGTCTAAGTCTTACAAATCTTGACTTAGAAAAAGGTCACCACAAGACTTATATAACTTAGTATATGAATTAAAGAAAGTTTGTAGAAAAgtggaataaatgaaaaacaaCCTATTTTAGAATAGAAATAGAAAAAGTATTTCAACATGTTTAGAGTTGAATAGTGTTAGAATTCttaatttgaacaactaaaccATTTTTCTTATGAAAATTTTCCACTCGATttgataatttctctttcattgGAACAAATTATTTTGGGCCAAAAGTCTAGCCAATCAAAGCATGTGTGTATAGGATGGTGTTAGAGATTAGAGACAAATAGCGAAAGCGACAACCAAGTTAAGATGATGTAGAAAATTATGACTTAAAGGCGACAAGTAATGAACTAAACAAATTCAAATGCACGCAAATATTAAGATGAAGCTGATTCTTTTGTTGTTGCATGAGAATCAGTTTTGAGATAGACTGTCTTAGTCCATCCTTTTTGTATGTGTGTCCTTAGCTGGTACGAAGTTCCTAGATTAGATGGAGTCTTGTACTAGGCATATTTCTTTCCTGGCATGGACTCTCTATCATCCTCTACACGAATGCTTTTATTTTTCTGAAAGCCTTGTTGAGTTGACTCTCTCATCATTTCTTTCTGACTAGAAAGAGGAATATATGATTCATCTCCCTCTTCTACCTGTTCAAACCTGTATCTGAAAACCTCCAAAAGTTGAGATGCTTGACAACCTGTTCAAACTTGTATCTGAAAAACTCCAAGAGTTGAGATAATTGAAAACCTGTTCAAACCTGTATTTGATACTGAAGACAGATCCTTGAATTTTTGAACCAGAATTCATAGGTTTGGGGGAGAAATTGCATgtgtaaaatattagtcataagtAATTCTGGTAGAAAATCGTCTGGAAAGATTATATTAAGATTAATCTGGGAGAAAATAATGAGGTTAGATGAAGATCTGGAAACTTAATGATAAAAAGTTTGGGGAGATTGAGGAATGTGTGAACATGCATTAAGAATGTTAGTGCATGAGGGCATCACGTAGGGATATGAGGATAGTTGTACACTGTTTAAGTTAATACAAGGTAGAATATGAAGAAGAATGCAGGTAAACTCCAAAAGTTGAGATGATAGACAACATGTTCAAACCTGTATCTGGAAAACTCCAAAAGTTGAGATGATTGACAACCTGTTCAAACCTGTATCCGAAAAACTCCAAAAGTTGAGATGATTGCCAACCTGTTCAAACCTGTATCTGGAAAACTCCAAGAATTGAAATGATTGACGACCTGTTCAAACCTATAGCCACTGTGCTCCTGGAAGGAACTATTAGGCAAACTGTATTGAGTTGATACTGACTTGGGCGTCGGAGTGGGTTTTCGGAAAAACATTCCGGCCCATGCTAACCCCTTGTCACTTTTTATAAAAACAGGTATCTTCTCAGGTAGTCTTATTGCATAGCTCGGCAAGATTGCAAAGACAGGCTTTCACATCACCAGCATTAACCTCTGATTAAGGCTAAATCAAGAGATTAAGTTTGTAATTAATTGTTCCACGAAAGCAAACAGGAACAAAAATTAGGGGAAAATTTTTCCAACCAATAAAGATCCATTCAAGACATACGATTCTAAAACATAGGATGACCAAAAGTCAAAGGCAAATTCACTATAGCAACATTTGATGGACCGAATACTGGTAATCTACTTaactactatttttttttatgataaatgCTATATAATTCAATATCAATAAGATTTTAATTAAAAGACTCGAACTATAACCTACGAAGACCCAAGCTTAAATTCTACCAAAAATATAACCATTTATATCAATTGTTATTTGTgatagtttttaaaattaaataagttggCATTTTGTATTGTCTTTCCAATTATTAGATAATTACGAGATGTTCAAATATACAAAGTAGGAGTATCTATTAAGGAACTCTAATTATGTAAGGTGAATTGAGGCCAATTTAGATCTTTACAAGAAATTTGAAACACCAATCCAAACATTTGTTAGATGGACTTTAAC from Amaranthus tricolor cultivar Red isolate AtriRed21 chromosome 3, ASM2621246v1, whole genome shotgun sequence includes:
- the LOC130807271 gene encoding transcription factor bHLH123-like isoform X2, translating into MAEEYCGATNWWDSTPSNRSRFDGGGTGGGGGSSTTSSTTTLTNTGDGPGFGWLTDGPTPVDTKMDSTSLQLVGLGLSSQAMAEWNQEPALLRNPEKADNSFRSMLQEGMGLNTNFQQDATGGGLIFASNSNNNNSSQINQRREKLFEGNEDLSPEFKQMGRGFSLDSQQPQFSPSGSSIESTITCQGLAPPSGFQHDSSSTSSVFGSPSSILQGLMGGPDQQHQQHQQQINSNFQHNYFGNEQHHHQAQLSSSWAKVPQFLRASSPKQQQQQQQQRQQEQHHLQFINNAAYWSGSASLNEVRPNLFSSLQGAQLPTMPTFEEKQKTTMEVRDTNSIVKKSNSENNTKRTRNDGASSTLPPFKVRKEKMGDRITALQQLVSPFGKTDTASVLSEAIEYIKFLHEQVLSNPYLKSGGSYHQHQQSNEKAKMDPDGPKQDLRSRGLCLVPVSSTFPVTHETTVDFWTPTFGGTFR
- the LOC130807271 gene encoding transcription factor bHLH123-like isoform X1 yields the protein MAEEYCGATNWWDSTPSNRSRFDGGGTGGGGGSSTTSSTTTLTNTGDGPGFGWLTDGPTPVDTKMDSTSLQLVGLGLSSQAMAEWNQEPALLRNPEKADNSFRSMLQEGMGLNTNFQQDATGGGLIFASNSNNNNSSQINQRREKLFEGNEDLSPEFKQMGRGFSLDSQQPQFSPSGSSIESTITCQGLAPPSGFQHDSSSTSSVFGSPSSILQGLMGGPDQQHQQHQQQINSNFQHNYFGNEQHHHQAQLSSSWAKVPQFLRASSPKQQQQQQQQRQQEQHHLQFINNAAYWSGSASLNEVRPNLFSSLQGAQLPTMPTFEEKQKTTMEVRDTNSIVKKSNSENNTKRTRNDGASSTLPPFKVRKEKMGDRITALQQLVSPFGKTDTASVLSEAIEYIKFLHEQVSVLSNPYLKSGGSYHQHQQSNEKAKMDPDGPKQDLRSRGLCLVPVSSTFPVTHETTVDFWTPTFGGTFR
- the LOC130807271 gene encoding transcription factor bHLH123-like isoform X3 — encoded protein: MAEEYCGATNWWDSTPSNRSRFDGGGTGGGGGSSTTSSTTTLTNTGDGPGFGWLTDGPTPVDTKMDSTSLQLVGLGLSSQAMAEWNQEPALLRNPEKADNSFRSMLQEGMGLNTNFQQDATGGGLIFASNSNNNNSSQINQRREKLFEGNEDLSPEFKQMGRGFSLDSQQPQFSPSGSSIESTITCQGLAPPSGFQHDSSSTSSVFGSPSSILQGLMGGPDQQHQQHQQQINSNFQHNYFGNEQHHHQAQLSSSWAKVPQFLRASSPKQQQQQQQQRQQEQHHLQFINNAAYWSGSASLNEVRPNLFSSLQGAQLPTMPTFEEKQKTTMEVRDTNSIVKKSNSENNTKRTRNDGASSTLPPFKVRKEKMGDRITALQQLVSPFGKVLSNPYLKSGGSYHQHQQSNEKAKMDPDGPKQDLRSRGLCLVPVSSTFPVTHETTVDFWTPTFGGTFR